A region of the Pseudomonas asiatica genome:
AGGAGCTCTGAGCCATGACCAGTTTGCAAGCCGAAGCTCTTATTCCACGCAGCCCGCGGGCCGAGCTGTTGCACAACTGCGCGTTGACTGACCTGACCGATCTGGCACGGGTCGGGTTTCGAGGGGGCGACAGTGCCGCTTGCCTGCAGGCGCGTGGCTACCGCTTGCCGTCGCTACCCAACCAGGCCGTGCGCCAGCAAGACGGTGGCTGGGTAGCGCGCTTGTCGCAGACCGAGTACCTGCTGTTGGGCAGCCTGGCGGACGGCGGTGCACGGGTGGCTGGCGAAGAGGCCGGGTGGGTGCAGGATGCCCGGCGCAACTACCTGCTGCCGCGCCAGGATAGCCATGCCTGGCTGCAGCTGTCCGGGGAGTATTGCAGCGCGGTGATGGCCAAGTTGTGCGGGGTGGACTTGCGCGCCCAGGCATTTCCCGTTGGAGCGGTGGCGCAGACCTCGGCGGCGCGGATCAACGTGATCGTGCTGAATGTGGGGAGCGATGAGAGGCCGGCGTTGCAGT
Encoded here:
- a CDS encoding sarcosine oxidase — protein: MTSLQAEALIPRSPRAELLHNCALTDLTDLARVGFRGGDSAACLQARGYRLPSLPNQAVRQQDGGWVARLSQTEYLLLGSLADGGARVAGEEAGWVQDARRNYLLPRQDSHAWLQLSGEYCSAVMAKLCGVDLRAQAFPVGAVAQTSAARINVIVLNVGSDERPALQLLFDRASLAYFREAVLDAMDEFDGGWVGVDELMH